The Petropleomorpha daqingensis genome includes a window with the following:
- a CDS encoding GGDEF domain-containing protein → MTPGPARVTEGDLEAALWRLLTASDHEDPTAFRAALDDAEPALVAATEPRWVGWRHVLTARRGLLDGDGEIAAEAAGCAREALEKCPPTAETALAMAYLAHVEMTADRFDSAMLLAVDASLLSDGPAARPPTRALLQAHFWLSRTLTGLDLEELAVTHAQRGHGVALQLDHLGERWRLLLLTAQQHAELAQTLRRRGEIEPARELALTAIDCATAARVLDFVPDQDEQDLLDVVQAWAMTCRDDLDEALSPMRSAHRRVQDHGGLWLRGYADLALARLLALLSARDRQPALGEQAIDLLVDASGAFAAAGDRRRYRHCLLELGQGAAALGRPAEALHWLEAYRADTGRAHARGRELWADLFVRRSRLREAERQAALLQRHALEDPLTGLGNRRSAEHRLGSLSLGEAPVSLAVVDVDRFKEVNDEASHLSGDAVLKRVADLLREHSRTRDEVYRWAGDEFLVVLPTATEEQAVGVMERLRAAIARADWSDLPLSSPVTVSIGVATAPRIEGESTGPVGWRALFDTADLHLFNAKRGGRNRVQAPGGMLTGETEPSP, encoded by the coding sequence GCCGCCCTCGACGACGCCGAGCCGGCCCTCGTCGCGGCGACGGAACCGCGCTGGGTCGGGTGGCGGCACGTGCTCACCGCCCGGCGCGGGCTGCTCGACGGCGACGGCGAGATCGCTGCCGAGGCGGCCGGCTGCGCGCGGGAGGCGCTCGAGAAGTGCCCGCCCACCGCCGAGACCGCCCTGGCCATGGCCTACCTCGCGCACGTCGAGATGACCGCCGACCGCTTCGACTCGGCGATGCTCCTGGCCGTCGACGCCAGTTTGCTCAGTGACGGTCCGGCCGCCCGCCCGCCGACCCGCGCCCTGCTGCAGGCGCACTTCTGGCTGTCCCGCACGCTGACCGGCCTCGACCTGGAGGAGCTCGCCGTCACCCACGCCCAGCGCGGGCACGGGGTGGCCCTCCAGCTCGACCACCTCGGCGAGCGCTGGCGGCTGCTGCTGCTCACCGCCCAGCAGCACGCGGAGCTGGCCCAGACGCTGCGCCGGCGCGGCGAGATCGAGCCGGCGCGCGAGCTCGCGCTCACCGCCATCGACTGCGCCACCGCCGCGCGGGTGCTCGACTTCGTGCCCGACCAGGACGAGCAGGACCTGCTCGACGTCGTCCAGGCGTGGGCGATGACCTGCCGCGACGACCTCGACGAGGCCCTGAGCCCCATGCGCAGCGCGCACCGGCGGGTGCAGGACCACGGCGGGCTGTGGCTGCGCGGCTACGCCGACCTGGCGCTGGCCCGGTTGCTCGCGCTGCTGTCGGCGCGCGACCGGCAGCCGGCGCTCGGCGAGCAGGCCATCGACCTGCTGGTCGACGCCTCCGGGGCCTTCGCCGCCGCCGGTGACCGCCGGCGCTACCGGCACTGCCTGCTCGAGCTCGGTCAGGGTGCCGCCGCGCTGGGCCGGCCCGCGGAGGCGCTGCACTGGCTCGAGGCCTACCGCGCCGACACGGGCCGGGCGCACGCCCGCGGCCGCGAGCTGTGGGCCGACCTGTTCGTCCGCCGCAGCCGGCTCCGCGAGGCCGAACGGCAGGCCGCGCTGCTGCAGCGGCACGCGCTGGAGGACCCGCTCACCGGCCTGGGCAACCGCCGCAGCGCCGAGCACCGGCTGGGCAGCCTCTCCCTGGGCGAGGCCCCCGTCTCGCTGGCCGTCGTCGACGTCGACCGGTTCAAGGAGGTCAACGACGAGGCCTCGCACCTGTCGGGCGACGCCGTCCTCAAGCGGGTCGCCGACCTGCTGCGCGAGCACAGCCGCACCCGCGACGAGGTGTACCGCTGGGCCGGCGACGAGTTCCTCGTCGTCCTGCCGACGGCGACCGAGGAGCAGGCCGTCGGCGTCATGGAGCGGCTCCGGGCGGCGATCGCCCGGGCCGACTGGTCCGACCTGCCGCTGTCCTCCCCGGTGACGGTCAGCATCGGCGTGGCGACCGCGCCCCGGATCGAGGGCGAGAGCACCGGCCCGGTCGGCTGGCGGGCGCTGTTCGACACCGCCGACCTGCACCTGTTCAACGCCAAGCGTGGCGGACGCAACCGGGTGCAGGCCCCGGGTGGCATGCTCACCGGCGAAACGGAACCGTCTCCATGA